The segment TGAATATAGCGCCACTGTCGAAGTATCTCCACCGCAGGTGGCTTATCGTGAGACTATCTCACAGCAAGCTCAATTCGATTATACTCATCGTAAGCAATCAGGTGGTGCTGGCCAATATGGTCGTGTCGCTGGTTATATTGAACCTAATGCCGATGCTGAATTTGAGTATGTTGATGATATTACTGGTGGTGCCATTCCGCGTCAATACATTAGTTCAGTTGAAAAGGGCTTTCGCTCAATGTTGGCCAAGGGTGATAAACTTGGCTTTCCGGTAGTGAATATTCGTGTTTGCGTTAACGATGGCGCTAGCCATGCGGTCGATTCTTCAGATATTGCGTTTCAAGAGGCAGCCCGTGGTGCATGGCGGTCAGTTTACGAAAAAGCCAAACCCAAGATTCTTGAACCGATAATGCGGGTTGTCGTTGAAAGCCCAACGGATTACTCTGGTGCAGTTTTGGCTACTTTAATGCAAAGACGTGCCATGATTATTGGTTCGCAAGAAGATTCTGGCATGGCTCGCATTGAAGCTGAAGTGCCTTTAGCCGAAATGTTTGGTTATTCGACCACGCTGCGTTCTTCTACCCAAGGTAAGGCGGAGTTCACCATGGAATTTGCGCGTTATCTTCAAGTACCACAGAATATCGCCGATGATTTAATCGAGAAGGCGCAAGAAAAACTTAAAGCGTAAAAAGCGCTAAGAAAAATAACAGGAGCAAGTTATAATGTATCGCAAAGAAGTAAATGCACATAGCCCATTGCGAATTCTCGAAAAGTCGATTCACGGTGGTTTAGGTAAAGGCAATTTAGGTTTAGTTTTGGCTCGTCATGGTGTTGGTAAAACTCCAGCGCTTGTGCAAATCGGGCTAGATGATCTAATGCGTGAACGTGATGTTTTGCATGTTGCCTTAGATCAAACAATTAAACATGTAATGGCATTTTACGAGGCGTTGTTTGATGAAATGGCGCATGAAGAGTCACTTGTCGATGCTAATGAAGTTCGTGATGCGGTAATGCGTCGTCGAGCTATTAAATCATTTGCTTTAGGTAAATATTTTACCCCTGAACAACTTGAATCAGCTTTAGATTTTGCCACTAACTATGTTGGCATTAAACCTGCTGCAATTTTAATTGATGGTTATAACTGGTCTCATCAGAACTTAGCTAATGACATTGCTGCATTTAAAGTAATCGCCAAACGTATAAATGCCGAGTTGTGGATGACCATGACTACCCCACGTGGTTATGTTGGTGGTCCTGGTCAACCATTACCTTTATTAATAGGCGATGTGAAAGATCTGGTTGATTGCGCAATTTTTCTCGAACCAAACGGCAGCAATATTAGTCTGCGATTGATTAAAGATCACGATAACCTCGAGGTTGCACAGGTACAGCTCGAGATGCATCCTGATACTATGCGCTTTGTTGAAATTCCGGTTAAGCGTGAAACTAAAGTACCAGTTGAGAGTCACACATTATTATCAGGTGGCGCAGTTGGTGCGGAGGTTGAGTTTGGGATTTGTGCTGAACGTGCTGGTATTGCCGAAGAAACTTTTTCATTTGCTGGTCGCAAGAGTGAGCGCACTCGTGGTCTTGTTGAACTTTGTGAAGAAGAATTACGCTTGGGTGATGTAAGTGATGCTTATCTTAAAAAGTATATGCATCGTACTTATCCAGCGACACCACTGTTTCGTAAAGTACTACAATCAATATGGCATCAAGTTAGCACTGCTGGCGAAGTCTTTTCTGTTGGTTTAATCAACGAAGATAACACAGTAAAAGGCGGTACTGGATGGGCCGTTGAGCTAGCTAAACATTGGCATAAGCCAGTTTTTGTATTTGATCAAAGCAAGTCATGCTGGTTTACCTGGCAAGATAGCGTTTGGAAACAAATCGATCCACCAACTATAACCAAGAGTCGTTTTACTGGCACTGGTACACGTTTTCTTGAACCATCTGGCAGAGATGCTATTAATAGTCTTTTTACGCGTTCTTTTGAAAATAAACGTTAAGCAAGATAGCTTACGCATATTAAAGCTATTAATGCCAAGAAGACTATCGAAGAAAATATTGCTTCGAGTTAAAGGCCATAAGGCACCTCAGGGATTATTGGCAGTATTATTTTAATTATTTGGCTGGAGTAAGAGCTACTCTGTGCAAAAAACTGAGAATATTGACCCCTAGAAACCTCATAATTCAATTTCTTCAATATCAGCCATTTTCATCAATGCATGTAGTAAACCTGTCTTTATATCTTTATTGCCGTGAACAGGCACAGATAATCGCGTAGTATTACCTCGCTTTATATAAATGTGGTGACTTTCGGTAACACGTGCACACTGCCAACCTTTTATCTCAAGTAACTTGCAGAATTTTTTTCCTGATACGCTTTTCAAACGGCAAGCTCCATTATAGTATCTTTGGGTGTTATCTTGCTTTGATCAATATCTATCGATAAGCATCCCTCTATTGCATCGTAGAGGTTTTCAATTAATTCTTTATAAGAATCACCTTGAGTCATACAACCAGGTATAGAGGGTACTTCTGCCCAGAATCCACCTTCTTCAGCTTCGTGTATCACAACTTTTAATTTCATGATGTAAAACTCCTTTTAATTATTAAAAATATATCCTTTTGCCTAATATTTTATTTAATTTTATCCTTAATTATACAACAAATGTTTAAATTTTTCTTAAAATATATTGGCGGAAATGTAAAATGTTTGTCATTTCGACCGTAGGGAGAAATTTTATATTTTCAATATACAGGGAGAGATCCCTCGCTACGCTCGAGATAATGACATCCCCCTTTGAGACTACAAGTCAGCGCCTTAAAGAGTAATTGTAGCGGGAGTTTTTTATAGATCTACATGAGCGCCAATTTCAACAACGCTATTCGGGGGAATGTGAAAGAAAGCGGTAGCACGTTCTGATAAACGAGCCATAGCAGTAAATAAACGTTTTCGCCAACGACGCATGCCTTTGTTATTGTCAGCAAGCAAGATTTCGCGACCAAAGAAATAGGTGACATAATGCATATCGACCCCAGGCAAATTAGCGCTTGCCAAGAGTTTTGGAATATTAGGCTCTTCTGTAAAACCATATCTAGCTTCTAAACGTGAAAAGCCTTCACCTAGTTCTTGGGTAATAATACGCTCTGTTTCAGTAACTTTTGCTTCCTCAACTGTTTGCACGGTTAACAAGACATTTTGTTGATGCACTACTCGATTATGTTCAAAATTGCGAATCAGCGCTGGTGGCATTCCTGCGGCCGTTGCTGTCATAAAAACCGCAGTGCCTGGCACCCGTGCAGGACGTTCAAGACGCATTAATTCATGAAAGTCAGAGACATTGACCATTCCTTCACGCAATCTAGCGCCAAGTAAGTTTCGTCCCTTTTTCCAAGTAGTCATCAACAATAATAATAATATGGCAATTGCTATAGGCACCCAACCGCCATGGGGGATTTTTAAACTGCTAGCAAAGAAAAAGATAAGACCTGGAACAAGCAAAAAAATAGTAATTATTGAAGCTATACTTAATTTCCATTTCCAAACACGCCAAGTGACAACAAAAGCTAATAATGTAGTAATAACCATTGTTCCGGTTACGGCAATGCCATAAGCACCTGCCAAACTTGCAGAAGACGCAAACGCGATTACTAATGTTGAAGTGGCAAGAAAGAGTATCCAGTTAGCCGCAGGTACATATATTTGCCCACGCTGGCTGCCCGAAGTGTGGCGGAAATTGATTCGAGGCCAATAACCTAACATACTAGCCTGCAGCGTAAGTGAGTAAACACCAGAGATTAAGGCTTGCGATGCAATCACTGTTGCTGCTGAAGCTAATACTACCATGGGCAAGCGTAAATTCGTTGGAAATAGATAATAAAAGGGATTTACAGCAGCGTTAGGGTCGCCTAAAAGCAAAGCCCCTTGACCAAGATAGTTTAGTATTAATGCTGGCTTTACTAAAGAGAACCAAGTTAAATGAATGGGTTTACGCCCGAAATGACCCATATCGGTATATAGTGCTTCAGCTCCAGTAAGTGCTAAAACAATAGCACCAAGTACCACAAAACTACCAGAATGCCCGGTTACAAAGAATTTAATAGCATAGATTGGATTAAGCGCTAAAAGCACCTGTGGTTGATGAACTATACCTACAATTCCGGCGCTCCCAATAGCAAAAAACCATAAGAGGGTTATAGGGCCAAAAATCGAACCAACCTTACCGGTGCCGCGATACTGTACTGCAAATAAAACAGCAAGAATTAGTAATGTAATTGGGACAATATAGTGACTTAATCCTGGTGCGGTAACCTCTAAACCTTCGACCGCGCTTAATACGGAAATAGCCGGGGTTATGGCACCATCACCATAAAGTAGAGCAGCACCAGCTAATCCTAATGCAATTATCCCAGTTTTAAGCCATGATTTATTACGTACTTTTGATAGCGCCAAGGCCATAAGAGCAAGAATGCCCCCTTCACCACGATTATCGGCGCGAAGAATATAAATTACATATTTACCAGAAACAATTATGGTTAATGACCAAATCAGAACCGAAAGTACCCCTAAAACATTTTCAGTTGTAGGAGCCATTGCCGAGTGACCACTAAAACATTCGCGTATTGCATACAATGGGCTAGTGCCAATATCACCATAAACCACACCCAAAGAAGCTAATGAAAGGGCTGCTAATTCTCGACCACGAGGATTTGAGCTATGGGACGAGTCGCCTGGCTCTGAGTGGGCAGCTATATCAGATGATTCATCCATGCCCCCGCTTTACTTCTATATAGTCCATTAGACAATCCTTATGCGCTAAAAAGAGTAAGAGATAACTAAACTCTGGGTATAGAATTCTCAGTTTTAATTCTCAAAATTACAATAATTATTAGTAATTTTTGGTGTCTGGCACCATGTAAGCACCATGTAAATTATTGAGATATAAGATAAAAATCTACAGGGAGTGACATTAAGATAAAAGGTACAAATTATGCATAATATTCTAATAAGGAGTTTATTGATGGTTCAGTCTATCCAGAATTTCGATAAACAGAGACGCTACCCAAGATTTTCGATATCAGTTGCGGGCTTGCTGAGGGGTGAAGATGGAGTATCTAAACCCTGCATGGTAGAAAATATATCAGCAAATGGTGCATTTATTTGCGATGCGCCGTTATTGCATATTGGCGAAGAAATTCAATTAGTTATGCGTTTGCCAGACCAATTACCCTTTGTGCTTAATGGTACAATCGTTCGTCAAGGCCAACCTGAGAATACCTATGGAATAATGTTTAAAGGTGAAACAACTCATGTTATTGATTCTGAAGCAGCAACATTGTGGGCTTTATCCGAGATGTCTCATAGTTTAAACAATGCCTTAATAATAAGTGAATCTATCGATACATGCCGCATTTTAGTGCATGATTTATATAAATTTTATTGTTCGGCAGTGGCGGTTACAACACTGCTAGATGCAATTGAATGGTTACTTGCAAGTGGTAGTAGTCTTACTATGGTTTTTGCAACAATTTCAAAACCTACTAGCAGTGAAAATGGATTGTTTGAGTTTATTGCTGAAGAATATCCACATGTAAAAAAAGTACTTTTGCTTAAAAATGATGTTTCAATCAATTCTTATGAAAAAGCACCTTATGATATAACAATGTCTCAACCATGGACCCAGCAACAACTTTCGCAAATTTTAAGTATATAACGCAGTGTTTAATTAAGCATGTTTAATTTGATAAATAAAAACCATTAGTGCATAGAATAATCTACAATAATTGATATGAAGCGTATTATTAGGGACACCCTCTAATTTAATATTCAAGAAAACGCATAAGCACCATGTAGATAGAGATTATCAACGTGTCTTCTAACCAACGCATAGATCGCTATGAACTTTTAGGTCTCCTCGGACATGGTGGAACTGGCCGTGTGTATAATGCTTGGGATACCAAACTTGAGCGTGAAGTTGCTTTAAAAGTAGTGATGCAAGTCGCAGATAAGAAAATTCGCGAGCGTTTTCATCGTGAGGTTTGTGCTATTGCAGCTTTACGTCACCCAAACATTATTGAAATCTATGATTATTCAGGTGTGTATACAGAGCCTCTGTATTATGTAATGGAACGTCTTCATGGTGAAGACTTATTTATTTTATTACAAAATAACGGTCCTCTACCAGAACCAGCAACAGCCGTTATCGGCTATGAATTGTGTTTAGCACTATCATATATGCATGACATTGGTATTATTCATCGTGACCTTAAGCCTGAAAATGTATTTATTAATAAAGATGGTAGGGTAGTACTTACAGATTTTGGTATCGTAAAAGCAGTTCGAGACAATTCAGTGGTTAGTCAATCGGCTGATAACACTGATATCGTTGGCACTCCTGGTTTTATGTCGCCTGAATTATTACGCAGTAAGGCTTTAGGTGCATTTACTGATATTTTTGCACTTGGTGCTTGTCTTTATAATATAGTTACCGGCGAGCTACCTTTCGCTGCTGCAACACCTCTTGAGCTACATGATAATATCCAACGTGGTGTGGTTCCTGACATACGTGACTATAATCCACAGGTAAGTGATATTTTATGGGATTGCCTGCGTCGTTGTTTAGCCGCTCGCCCAAAAGAGCGACCCAAAATTTCAGCAGTACGCAAGCAGCTCAAAATTGTATTAGATTCATACGGAGTTGGTGATATTCGCGAAGAACTTGCAAATTATATGCGTAACGCGGGTGTGTATGCTGAGTCTGCAAGACAAAGAGCCGCTAGGCGTATACTGGGAGAACTCGCCGTTGCAGAAGAGGCTGAAGACAGTGGGCATGTGACTGCATTACGCAAACGATTAGAAAAAGTAGATCCCGATGGGCAACAAAGTTCGCATATGTCGGACTTTATTGAAGCTGCCCGTAATCGACCACATGGTTGGGAATCGCGGCGGCACCGTCATCGACATATCTTGTTATCAATAAGCATAATAATGCTGCTAATTAGTAGTGTAGCGCTGGCTTTATCTGGCAAATGGCGTATCATTTTAGCGCGTCTACATGGAACTTATAATTCTGATCAATTGCATGAAAACAATAGTAATACTGATGTTGAGGTTTCCATTACGCCAATAAGAGATGGAGTACTAAAATTTAGAATCAATGCCAAAGCTAAGGTTTTAGTAGACGGCCAACTGGTAAAAAAGCAAGAATTACATAACAAAAAAGTTTCCCCAGGGCATCATCATATTGAAGTCATTGGGGCGCATAAAAATTTAGTTACTGAAGTTAAAATAATTAGTGGTAGACAAATTTGGATTAATGCTGATCTTAAACGTGGTGTTATTACTGTTGAATAGTTTTATTCAATAATAGCAAATTCTGTATTAACACTGTAGCTAATGGTGAAAGTAGAGTTATCAACGCCACCACCTAAATTGATACGATTTAAACGCGTTAGGTTTAGGCGATAGTCACCAGTCTCGGTTAATTGTGACATTGATATATCGTCATTAAAACCAGAATCATCTTTAGAATTAACCTCAGGACCATGGCGAAGACTAATTTCTACTTCGTCAGCTCTAATACCATCTTCGGTAGACCATTCGACTTTAAATTTGTTTCCTAAACGTGATCGGCGAATAGCTCCTGCTTTTGGATAGTCAATTACATGTGGACCAGGGCCTTCAAGTTTTGCAGATAATTCATTGTCGCCAGATCGTACATGCAGGCGCAGGCGACGACGATAATTTTCAATATTTATGTAGTAAAGACCGTTATTTTGATGCGGAATACTATAACGTTGTCCGTTTTTACCATCAGTAATTTCAACAGTTGCATCGGTAATTTCAGTTCCATCCCGATCAGCAACACTAACAGTCACATTTGTTTGATTTCCACCACTGACAGCATATTGAGCACGAGCTTGTACTAATAGTGTGCGAGTCCCACTACCGCTATCAGTATAGCCGCATGCAATACAGGTAAAAGGTATAAACCAAAACAGCCGACATAGTTTAGTTTGCATTATAAAATAATTAAGTAAAGAATAGTAGACCGATTCCGCCTACTACTGAGTTGTTATCGCTAGCATTGAAAATTAACCAACGCTGCACATCTATATAAATATGGATAGCCATATCGCGCTTAATAATTAGTTCAAAACCTGGTTGTAAGTGCACCCCGCCAACATTAGGATGAGCAAGAAATATATCTTGGTTATTCGCACCGCCACAAAGTGTCGCATCAGCTGAACAAGAATTGGAGGCATCGCTACTAAAACTCATTAGTCGCATATATGAGAGGGTGCCTTGTAAGTATGGGCGAACACGATCAGTTAAAAATATATAACGCACACCTACTTGGCCTTCGATACCCAAAATGGTGCCCATACTTTTATTAGCAGCGGCGTCAAATACTTCATCTAAACTACCTGCAGTGTTGCCACTAGGAAATTGCAAAAAGCCAACATTAATACGACCAGTAAACCAAAAGTGATCGTCGTCAAGTTTAAAATTTGATTCACCACCAACACGGATACCGCCTTGCAGACGCAGTGGCATACTATCATTAGAGTTAT is part of the Deltaproteobacteria bacterium genome and harbors:
- a CDS encoding type II toxin-antitoxin system HicA family toxin codes for the protein MKSVSGKKFCKLLEIKGWQCARVTESHHIYIKRGNTTRLSVPVHGNKDIKTGLLHALMKMADIEEIEL
- a CDS encoding type II toxin-antitoxin system HicB family antitoxin; translation: MKLKVVIHEAEEGGFWAEVPSIPGCMTQGDSYKELIENLYDAIEGCLSIDIDQSKITPKDTIMELAV
- a CDS encoding potassium transporter Kup — translated: MDESSDIAAHSEPGDSSHSSNPRGRELAALSLASLGVVYGDIGTSPLYAIRECFSGHSAMAPTTENVLGVLSVLIWSLTIIVSGKYVIYILRADNRGEGGILALMALALSKVRNKSWLKTGIIALGLAGAALLYGDGAITPAISVLSAVEGLEVTAPGLSHYIVPITLLILAVLFAVQYRGTGKVGSIFGPITLLWFFAIGSAGIVGIVHQPQVLLALNPIYAIKFFVTGHSGSFVVLGAIVLALTGAEALYTDMGHFGRKPIHLTWFSLVKPALILNYLGQGALLLGDPNAAVNPFYYLFPTNLRLPMVVLASAATVIASQALISGVYSLTLQASMLGYWPRINFRHTSGSQRGQIYVPAANWILFLATSTLVIAFASSASLAGAYGIAVTGTMVITTLLAFVVTWRVWKWKLSIASIITIFLLVPGLIFFFASSLKIPHGGWVPIAIAILLLLLMTTWKKGRNLLGARLREGMVNVSDFHELMRLERPARVPGTAVFMTATAAGMPPALIRNFEHNRVVHQQNVLLTVQTVEEAKVTETERIITQELGEGFSRLEARYGFTEEPNIPKLLASANLPGVDMHYVTYFFGREILLADNNKGMRRWRKRLFTAMARLSERATAFFHIPPNSVVEIGAHVDL
- a CDS encoding PilZ domain-containing protein, with amino-acid sequence MVQSIQNFDKQRRYPRFSISVAGLLRGEDGVSKPCMVENISANGAFICDAPLLHIGEEIQLVMRLPDQLPFVLNGTIVRQGQPENTYGIMFKGETTHVIDSEAATLWALSEMSHSLNNALIISESIDTCRILVHDLYKFYCSAVAVTTLLDAIEWLLASGSSLTMVFATISKPTSSENGLFEFIAEEYPHVKKVLLLKNDVSINSYEKAPYDITMSQPWTQQQLSQILSI
- a CDS encoding serine/threonine protein kinase, giving the protein MSSNQRIDRYELLGLLGHGGTGRVYNAWDTKLEREVALKVVMQVADKKIRERFHREVCAIAALRHPNIIEIYDYSGVYTEPLYYVMERLHGEDLFILLQNNGPLPEPATAVIGYELCLALSYMHDIGIIHRDLKPENVFINKDGRVVLTDFGIVKAVRDNSVVSQSADNTDIVGTPGFMSPELLRSKALGAFTDIFALGACLYNIVTGELPFAAATPLELHDNIQRGVVPDIRDYNPQVSDILWDCLRRCLAARPKERPKISAVRKQLKIVLDSYGVGDIREELANYMRNAGVYAESARQRAARRILGELAVAEEAEDSGHVTALRKRLEKVDPDGQQSSHMSDFIEAARNRPHGWESRRHRHRHILLSISIIMLLISSVALALSGKWRIILARLHGTYNSDQLHENNSNTDVEVSITPIRDGVLKFRINAKAKVLVDGQLVKKQELHNKKVSPGHHHIEVIGAHKNLVTEVKIISGRQIWINADLKRGVITVE